In Scomber japonicus isolate fScoJap1 chromosome 19, fScoJap1.pri, whole genome shotgun sequence, a single genomic region encodes these proteins:
- the LOC128380693 gene encoding tripartite motif-containing protein 16-like, giving the protein MAQRGDQLDQETFSCSICLDLLKDPVTIPCGHSYCMRCIKNFWDGEDQKKIYSCPQCRRTFAPRPVLMKNTMLAALVEQLKKTGLQAAPADHCYAGPEDVACDVCTGRKLKAFKSCLVCLASYCKNHLQPHYDAAPLKKHKLVEPSKNLQENICSRHDKVMEMFCRTDQQSICSLCSMDDHKGHNTVSAERQRELEVSRLNIQQRIQDREKDVKLLQQEVEAVSRSADKAVEDSEKIFTQLIRLLQKRSSDVKQQIRSQQETEVSRVKELQEKLQQEITELKRKDAELTQLSHTEDHNQFLHNYPSVSQLSEATDSSSINICPLRYFEDVTAAVSKLRDKLQDILRDKWTDISLTRTEVVSLPEPEPEPKTRADFLKYSCEITLDPNTVYTYLFLSEGNRKVEFTSQQQSYSSHPDRFTGWYQVLSRESLTGRCYWEVVWRGTGVHVAVAYKNISRAGWAKESGFGRNDKSWALHCDTYNYHFLFNNIKTRVSGPRSCRVGVYLDHRAGILSFYSINETMTLLHRVQTAFTQPLHAGFLVGNKYGDTAELCKLK; this is encoded by the coding sequence atggcgcagagagGAGATCAGCTGGACCAGGAAACCTTCTCTTGTTctatctgtctggatctactgaaggatccggtgactattccctgtggacacagctactgcatgagaTGTATTAAAaacttctgggatggagaggatcagaagaagatctacagctgccctcagtgcagacgGACCTTcgcaccgaggcctgtcctgatgaaaaacaccatgttagcagctttagtggagcagctgaagaagactggactccaagctgctcctgctgatcactgctatgctggacctgaagatgtggcctgtgatgtctgcactgggaggaagctgaaagccttcaagtcctgtctggtgtgtttgGCATCTTACTGtaagaatcacctccagcctcattatgatgcagctccattaaagaaacacaagctggtcgaGCCCTCCAAGAatctccaggagaacatctgctctcgtcacgATAAGGTGATGGAGATGTTCTGCCGcactgatcagcagagtatctgttCTCTCTGCTCTATGGATGATCATAAAGGCCACAACACAGTCTCagctgagaggcagagagagctcgaggtgagtcgactaaacatccagcagagaatccaggacagagagaaagatgttaagctgcttcaacaggaagtggaggccgtcagtcgctctgctgataaagcagtggaggacagtgagaagatcttcactcagctgatccgtctcctccagaaaagaagctctgatgtgaagcagcagatcagatcccagcaggaaactgaagtgagtcgagtcaaagagcttcaggagaagctgcagcaggagatcactgagctgaagaggaaagacgctgaactgacgcagctctcacacacagaggatcacaaccagtttctacacaactacccctcagtgtcacaactcagtgaggctacagactcatccagcatcaatatctgtcctctgagatactttgaggatgtgacagcagctgtgtcaaagctcagagataaactacaggacatcctgagggacaaatggacagaCATCTCACTGACAAGGACTGAAGTGGTTTCACtgccagaaccagaaccagagcccaagaccagagctgacttcttaaaatattcatgtgaaatcactctggatccaaacacagtatACACATATTTGTTCTTATCTGaagggaacagaaaagtagaatttacgagtcaacaacagtcttattctagtcacccagacagattcactggatggtatcaggtcctgagtagagagagtctgactggacgttgttactgggaggtggtgTGGAGAGGGACAGGAGTTcatgtagcagtcgcatacaagaacatcagcagagcaggatgGGCAAAGGAATCTGGATTTGGACGTAATGACAAATCGTGGGCTTTACATTGTGACACTTACAATTATCATTTTTtgttcaacaacattaaaactcgCGTCTCAGGTCCCCGTTCCTGCAGAGtaggagtgtacctggatcacagagcaggtattctgtccttctacagcatcaatgaaaccatgactctcctccacagagtccagaccgcattcactcagcctctccaTGCTGGATTTTTGGTTGGTAATAAATATGGAGACACTGCTGAGTTATGTAAACTGAAATAG